One Mangrovimonas cancribranchiae DNA segment encodes these proteins:
- a CDS encoding alpha/beta hydrolase: MKKNIFFFLFMLPLIACSQTSNTMKNIVSDYEFTSHYITLDSIDISYVKEGNGSKTLLFVHGLSSNADAWSKNIKHLKKRYTCVALDLPGYGKSAKPNVAYTPTYFSKIIVAFIKQLDLKNVILVGHSMGGQASIKVAINKPDIIDKLILVAPAGIEEFSKEHGKFMKATFTPEFVAGTTNEQIKNNYALNFYKQPKEVDKMIADRIAIKKASDFDAHCRAISKSIAGMLDDPVVNDLGQISLKTLVLYGENDMLIPNRYFHPELNVVKIGETAKEKITHSTLVFVEESGHFLQFEQADSVNNLIEDFVENN, from the coding sequence ATGAAAAAAAACATATTCTTCTTCTTATTTATGTTGCCACTAATTGCGTGTTCACAAACCTCAAATACAATGAAAAATATAGTGTCCGATTACGAATTTACATCTCATTATATTACTCTAGATAGTATTGATATTAGTTATGTTAAGGAAGGTAATGGCAGTAAAACATTGTTGTTTGTACATGGTTTAAGTAGTAATGCCGATGCGTGGTCTAAAAATATAAAACATCTCAAAAAAAGGTATACTTGCGTAGCCTTAGATTTACCTGGTTATGGAAAGTCAGCAAAGCCTAATGTAGCGTATACGCCAACATATTTTTCTAAGATTATAGTTGCTTTTATTAAACAATTGGATTTAAAAAATGTTATACTCGTTGGGCATTCAATGGGTGGTCAAGCCAGTATAAAAGTGGCAATTAATAAACCAGACATAATAGATAAATTAATTTTAGTGGCACCGGCTGGAATAGAAGAGTTTTCTAAGGAACATGGCAAATTTATGAAAGCTACATTTACACCAGAATTTGTTGCTGGTACAACAAATGAGCAAATAAAAAACAACTATGCTTTAAACTTTTATAAGCAGCCTAAAGAAGTAGATAAAATGATAGCTGATAGAATTGCTATTAAAAAAGCATCAGATTTTGATGCGCATTGCAGAGCTATTTCAAAAAGTATAGCAGGAATGTTAGATGATCCAGTTGTGAATGATTTAGGTCAAATATCGCTTAAAACATTAGTGCTTTATGGAGAAAATGATATGTTAATTCCTAACCGCTATTTTCATCCAGAATTAAATGTTGTTAAAATAGGTGAGACAGCCAAAGAAAAAATAACGCATAGTACACTTGTTTTTGTAGAAGAAAGTGGTCATTTTTTACAATTTGAACAAGCCGATAGCGTAAATAATTTAATTGAAGACTTTGTGGAAAACAACTAG
- a CDS encoding class I adenylate-forming enzyme family protein, translated as MGTLDWIAKWADYTPDKVAVTSFDSEEKYTYKDLDVYANRLVEKFESFGLQEGDRIAVLAEHSLHYIVLFCACQRSGIILVPLNYRLSLSDLQALIVDCNPSLLLFSETQKERLTELSIPLPKTIHLDVIKYYYKNDVVVKSKPFHIKEKTPVFIFYTSGTTAKPKGVIYTNGMMFWNSLNTSMQLGITFRDSTINTLPPYHTSGWNIFITPLLHKGAHIGMVEKFDSERVLCLLELYETTLFMALPTMLGMMQKTEVFKRVNLEKLRFIISGGETVSSNLLKYWKQEKNITIRPGYGLTEAGPSITSLHHEAVMSKSGSIGKPNFYLKTKIVTASGKKARVNEVGELCIKGNIVTPGYWNNSVETTKKIKNNWLYTGDLVAKDADGFLYLKGRKDDMYISGGENIHPQEITSKLLMCNSVLKAAVLSVSDAVWGQCGVAFVVVKKGKNLEDVLAFVKDSLVSFKRPKHVILLEDIPLTSVGKISRKKLLACYEAYKTNLQS; from the coding sequence ATGGGAACGCTAGATTGGATAGCTAAATGGGCAGATTATACGCCAGATAAAGTTGCTGTAACGTCTTTTGATAGTGAAGAGAAATACACTTATAAAGATCTTGATGTTTATGCAAATAGGTTGGTAGAAAAGTTTGAATCTTTTGGGCTTCAAGAAGGCGATCGAATTGCTGTATTAGCAGAGCATAGTTTACATTACATAGTTTTGTTTTGTGCTTGCCAACGTAGCGGTATAATACTGGTGCCTCTAAATTACAGACTGTCGCTTAGCGATCTTCAGGCGCTTATTGTAGACTGCAATCCCAGTTTATTGTTGTTTAGTGAAACGCAAAAGGAAAGATTGACAGAGTTGTCTATACCATTGCCTAAAACAATTCATTTAGATGTTATAAAGTATTATTATAAAAATGATGTTGTTGTTAAGTCTAAGCCATTTCATATTAAAGAGAAGACTCCTGTTTTTATATTTTACACCTCTGGAACTACGGCTAAACCAAAAGGAGTTATTTATACTAATGGTATGATGTTTTGGAATAGTCTTAATACATCCATGCAATTAGGGATTACTTTTCGTGATTCAACTATTAATACATTACCGCCATATCATACTTCTGGATGGAATATATTTATAACGCCTTTATTGCATAAAGGTGCTCATATAGGGATGGTTGAAAAATTTGATTCGGAACGTGTATTGTGTTTATTGGAACTTTATGAAACCACATTGTTTATGGCTTTGCCAACTATGTTGGGAATGATGCAAAAAACAGAAGTTTTTAAACGCGTTAATTTAGAAAAATTACGATTTATTATCTCTGGAGGAGAAACAGTATCTTCTAATTTATTGAAATACTGGAAGCAGGAAAAAAATATTACCATTAGACCAGGTTATGGTTTAACCGAGGCTGGACCAAGTATTACCTCTTTACATCATGAAGCGGTAATGTCGAAATCTGGGTCTATAGGAAAACCCAATTTTTATTTAAAAACAAAAATAGTAACCGCTTCAGGAAAAAAAGCTCGCGTAAACGAAGTTGGCGAGTTGTGCATTAAAGGGAATATTGTTACTCCTGGGTATTGGAATAATTCTGTGGAAACAACAAAGAAAATAAAAAATAATTGGTTGTATACAGGGGACTTGGTAGCAAAAGATGCCGATGGCTTTTTGTATTTAAAAGGACGAAAAGATGATATGTATATTTCAGGAGGAGAAAATATTCACCCTCAGGAAATAACATCAAAACTTTTAATGTGTAATAGTGTTTTAAAAGCTGCTGTTTTAAGTGTTTCCGATGCCGTTTGGGGGCAATGTGGTGTGGCTTTTGTTGTGGTTAAAAAAGGAAAAAACCTAGAAGATGTTTTGGCATTTGTTAAAGATAGCCTTGTATCGTTTAAACGGCCTAAACATGTTATTTTGTTAGAGGATATTCCATTAACAAGTGTGGGGAAAATATCAAGAAAAAAACTACTCGCCTGTTATGAAGCCTATAAAACCAATCTACAATCTTAA
- a CDS encoding dipeptidase, which yields MDNITSYIETNKERFLNELIDLLKIPSISADSAYKNDVKTTAEAVKKQLELAGCDTVEIHPTKGHPVVYGEKIIDNNLPTVLVYGHYDVQPPDPMELWDSEPFNPVIKPTDKHPEGAIFARGACDDKGQMYMHVKALEYMVKEHKLPCNVKFMIEGEEEVGSEHLADFIKANRDKLQNDVILISDTGMIAKDVPSITTGLRGLSYVEVEVTGPNRDLHSGLYGGAVANPINILSKMIASLHDENNHITIPGFYDNVEELSNKERAKMAEAPFSLDKYKASIDIDAVYGEKGFSTNERNSIRPTLDVNGIWGGYIGEGAKTVLPSKAYAKISMRLVPNQDWQEITQLFKTHFENIAPKGVRVKVNPHHGGQGYVTPINSKGYQAASKAYEKTFGKTPIPQRSGGSIPIVSLFEQELKSKTILMGFGLDSDAIHSPNEHFGVWNYLKGIETIPWFYKYFTELNN from the coding sequence ATGGACAATATAACTTCTTATATAGAAACCAACAAAGAACGTTTTTTAAACGAGTTAATCGACTTACTTAAAATCCCATCTATTAGCGCCGATTCTGCTTATAAAAATGATGTAAAAACAACTGCCGAAGCTGTAAAAAAACAATTAGAACTAGCAGGTTGCGATACCGTTGAAATTCACCCTACAAAAGGGCATCCCGTAGTTTATGGCGAAAAAATAATCGACAACAATTTACCAACCGTTTTGGTTTATGGACATTACGATGTACAACCACCAGACCCAATGGAACTATGGGACTCCGAGCCTTTTAACCCGGTTATAAAACCTACAGACAAACATCCCGAAGGTGCTATTTTTGCTCGTGGTGCCTGCGACGACAAAGGACAAATGTATATGCATGTTAAAGCATTAGAATATATGGTAAAAGAACACAAATTACCATGCAATGTTAAATTCATGATTGAAGGTGAAGAAGAAGTAGGTAGCGAACATCTAGCCGATTTTATAAAAGCCAATAGAGACAAGCTGCAAAACGACGTTATTTTAATTTCCGATACGGGTATGATTGCTAAAGATGTACCTTCAATTACAACAGGGCTTCGCGGTTTAAGCTATGTTGAAGTTGAAGTTACTGGTCCAAATCGTGATTTACATTCTGGACTTTACGGCGGTGCTGTAGCAAATCCTATTAATATTTTAAGTAAAATGATTGCGTCTTTACACGATGAAAACAATCATATTACTATTCCTGGTTTTTACGATAACGTAGAAGAACTTAGCAATAAAGAACGTGCTAAAATGGCCGAAGCACCGTTCTCTCTAGACAAATACAAAGCATCTATCGACATTGATGCCGTTTATGGAGAAAAAGGGTTTTCCACTAACGAGCGTAACTCCATTCGCCCAACATTAGATGTTAACGGTATTTGGGGCGGCTATATTGGCGAAGGCGCAAAAACAGTTTTACCAAGTAAAGCTTATGCCAAAATATCCATGCGACTAGTTCCTAATCAAGATTGGCAAGAGATTACGCAATTATTTAAAACACACTTTGAAAATATTGCACCAAAAGGTGTTAGAGTGAAAGTTAATCCGCATCACGGCGGACAAGGTTACGTAACACCAATAAACAGCAAAGGCTATCAAGCAGCAAGCAAAGCTTACGAAAAAACTTTTGGCAAAACCCCAATACCTCAACGTAGCGGCGGCAGCATCCCTATTGTGTCATTATTTGAACAAGAACTTAAAAGTAAAACCATACTAATGGGCTTTGGTTTAGATAGCGACGCCATCCATTCCCCTAACGAACATTTTGGTGTTTGGAATTATTTAAAAGGCATTGAAACCATACCTTGGTTTTACAAGTATTTTACCGAGCTAAACAACTAA
- a CDS encoding alpha/beta hydrolase — MPKEINKQPISLDYSNTGHGDNVLLLLHGLGSTKQDWKFQIPEFSKEYRVIAPDLRGHGKSFYEDLAYGVAFMVEDVVNLLKQLQIKKVTPIGFSMGGAVAYQLAYDYPELVDKLIIVNSGPDFNGLGKIGEDLLTNRTEFLKTKGLKALAKEVAHNMFPEPNQEALKNEFETRCAANNYNAYYQSFITLMDWGLGDKLKAIKAKTLVVASDMDYTPVDFKRAYVERMHDAQLQVVKNSRHGVVLDQPEVFNQIVLQFLNNE; from the coding sequence ATGCCAAAAGAAATAAATAAGCAACCTATTTCTTTAGACTACTCCAATACAGGTCATGGTGATAATGTATTATTGTTATTACATGGCTTAGGCTCAACAAAACAAGACTGGAAGTTTCAAATTCCAGAATTTTCCAAAGAATACCGCGTAATCGCACCAGATTTGCGCGGTCATGGAAAATCGTTTTACGAAGATCTTGCTTATGGAGTTGCGTTTATGGTAGAGGATGTTGTCAATCTTTTAAAGCAATTACAAATAAAAAAAGTAACCCCAATAGGGTTTTCAATGGGAGGAGCCGTAGCCTATCAATTAGCTTACGACTATCCCGAGTTAGTCGATAAATTAATTATAGTAAATAGTGGCCCCGATTTTAATGGTTTAGGAAAAATAGGAGAAGACCTTTTAACTAATAGAACAGAATTTTTAAAAACAAAAGGATTAAAAGCATTAGCTAAAGAAGTCGCTCATAATATGTTTCCAGAGCCAAATCAAGAAGCCCTAAAAAATGAATTTGAAACACGTTGCGCTGCTAATAATTACAATGCCTATTACCAATCGTTTATAACATTAATGGATTGGGGACTTGGCGACAAACTAAAAGCAATAAAAGCAAAAACATTAGTGGTTGCCTCCGATATGGATTATACCCCTGTAGATTTTAAAAGAGCTTATGTAGAGAGAATGCATGATGCCCAATTACAGGTTGTTAAAAATTCAAGACATGGCGTGGTTTTAGATCAACCAGAAGTGTTTAACCAAATCGTTTTACAATTTTTGAATAATGAATAA
- a CDS encoding sodium:solute symporter family transporter, whose product MKASEQWVTFMAILLVVYAAVILFFVIRGALKVKNISDFAVGNIGFPSWVVGLSLAASMTSAATFIINPGFIALYGISGVLSFAIVLPLAAFISLIVLTKRFAKYGHSVKATTMAQWMGKRYKSKSYAFFMAVLALLLIAFIVLINVGLTQVISKSLNASSFYVLLGITVFVFGYMMFGGANSMVYTNTIQAIIMFFVALVLIGSGYEYFNDGISGFLNQLSNIDENLTTPVNTTSFLFRDYFEIILVQAIIGVAIVCQPHIITKSLLLKDSSKINKYLFSGILFMIVFFLVVVVGLYARIMFPDLKIDGTSLKMDEIIPTYVVVKFSVGVGMFIVVGLISAGLSTLESLIQSLSITITQDILQPIFKKSVQENSVLVNKGVIVVLGVVSFLLSWNQIVSPDVSVAIFAQNGVYAYFAAAFVPVLFGMFFKNVPLKAVAAASVVALIVHFGIYYGRLTPYMQEPVNNPGIPAAIAIVSSVVVGSLIYYFNKESNHGNARLDS is encoded by the coding sequence ATGAAAGCATCAGAGCAATGGGTGACCTTTATGGCAATTTTATTAGTAGTATATGCTGCTGTAATTTTGTTTTTTGTAATTCGAGGTGCTTTAAAGGTTAAAAATATATCTGATTTTGCCGTTGGTAATATTGGGTTTCCTTCTTGGGTGGTTGGATTGTCGTTGGCCGCTTCTATGACGAGTGCAGCAACTTTTATAATAAATCCTGGGTTTATTGCGCTTTATGGTATTTCTGGGGTGTTGTCGTTTGCCATTGTATTGCCGTTGGCTGCTTTTATATCGTTAATTGTACTAACAAAAAGATTTGCTAAATATGGGCATAGTGTAAAAGCAACCACAATGGCACAATGGATGGGGAAACGTTATAAAAGCAAAAGTTATGCTTTTTTTATGGCTGTTCTGGCATTGTTACTTATAGCATTTATTGTATTGATTAATGTTGGATTAACACAAGTTATCTCTAAGTCGCTTAACGCATCGTCATTTTATGTGTTGCTAGGCATAACTGTTTTTGTGTTTGGTTATATGATGTTTGGTGGAGCTAATTCTATGGTTTATACCAATACTATTCAAGCTATAATTATGTTTTTTGTAGCGTTAGTTTTAATAGGTTCGGGTTACGAATATTTTAATGATGGTATTTCCGGTTTTTTAAATCAGTTAAGTAATATAGATGAAAACCTAACAACACCCGTTAATACAACTAGCTTCCTGTTTCGTGATTATTTTGAAATCATTCTTGTTCAAGCCATAATAGGGGTTGCTATTGTTTGTCAACCACATATTATTACAAAATCTTTGCTGCTTAAAGACTCTAGTAAAATTAATAAGTACCTTTTTAGTGGTATTCTATTTATGATTGTCTTCTTTTTAGTTGTTGTTGTTGGTTTGTATGCGAGAATTATGTTTCCTGACTTAAAGATTGATGGAACTTCTCTAAAAATGGATGAAATTATACCAACTTATGTTGTTGTTAAGTTTTCTGTTGGCGTAGGAATGTTTATTGTGGTTGGACTTATATCGGCTGGATTGTCTACCTTAGAGAGTTTAATACAGTCGTTGTCAATTACGATTACTCAAGATATTTTACAGCCTATTTTTAAGAAAAGTGTTCAGGAAAACTCAGTATTAGTTAACAAAGGTGTAATTGTTGTTTTGGGAGTTGTTAGCTTTCTGTTGAGTTGGAATCAAATTGTGAGTCCAGATGTTAGCGTAGCTATTTTTGCACAAAATGGGGTATATGCTTATTTTGCTGCAGCCTTTGTGCCAGTACTTTTTGGTATGTTTTTTAAAAATGTGCCTCTCAAAGCTGTCGCTGCGGCTAGTGTTGTTGCTCTCATTGTTCATTTTGGAATCTACTATGGGCGTCTCACGCCTTATATGCAAGAGCCTGTAAATAATCCGGGAATTCCAGCTGCAATAGCTATAGTTAGCTCAGTTGTTGTTGGGAGTTTAATATATTATTTCAATAAAGAAAGTAATCATGGGAACGCTAGATTGGATAGCTAA
- a CDS encoding BlaI/MecI/CopY family transcriptional regulator, whose translation MKLSNSEEELMNHLWKLEKAFMKDLLEAYPEPKPATTTIATLLKRMNKKGFVNYKLYGKSREYYPLVKKKDYFSKYVNGLIKQFFNDSASQFASFFTKETNLSKAELEELKKLIDNEIKNR comes from the coding sequence ATGAAATTATCAAATTCAGAAGAAGAACTTATGAATCATTTATGGAAACTTGAAAAAGCGTTCATGAAAGATTTATTGGAAGCCTACCCAGAGCCAAAACCTGCCACAACTACTATAGCCACATTATTAAAACGCATGAATAAAAAAGGGTTTGTTAATTACAAACTTTACGGAAAATCTCGTGAGTACTATCCTTTAGTTAAAAAGAAAGATTACTTTTCTAAGTATGTAAACGGGCTTATTAAACAGTTTTTTAATGATAGCGCTAGCCAATTTGCTTCTTTTTTTACCAAAGAAACCAATCTTTCTAAAGCCGAACTGGAAGAACTTAAAAAATTGATTGACAACGAAATTAAAAACAGATAA
- a CDS encoding TonB-dependent receptor — translation MRNILLLTIFMITGFAFSQDTGSVSGNVQDSQGNPLPGATIQISDLSIGVVSDFNGDFMIEDVPEGDHTITVSFMGYKTTENTVSVVAGQSVVSNVTLTEDENILGEVVVTAGKKPQKITEVPATIEVISAQEISEFPSFNIGELAARQKGVDFVRTGVLGTGVNIRGFNSAFNSKNLQLTDDRVSMLIATGLPYGSFSTIIKDDVERVEILLGPNGTLYGPNAHNGLVSTITKNPRTSEGTTMAFGAGNQNVISGRLRHAQVINDKWAYKVHFERTAGTDFRYNDSVYVGTTAYKEHNLDRDFDALKYGGSVYFRPSKASEITAYYGHSNNTNLAVTNAGRNQIKDWTIDVAQLKYVSKHFFANAYYTWSNTDDTYAINQRTQNYVSFIENGFSEKESWERALYEQWVPSLGIAIPRGALFKDASERFNGEAQYNNNWGKFHLTVGAQYQLDMANSDGTYLLDQDGPIEIAQTGFYGQFEYKLDSGWNFLAGLRADNHELYGTNLLPKAAITKTVKNGTFRLTYGKGMAVPSILNLKGNLFGGLVLGNGEGFTLTDGTKIDALEVETINSFELGFKGKIADKLFIDASAYYNMSEDFISPLRNIADAANGNYVTHIGDQPIDEVSPGASASPALLTYSNFGSVDTYGFDLGLNYYISDAVRTSLNYSYFGRSLDTDDLDNDGNLDGIVLESELPINTPENKLSLGVHYGGKKLYGSIFGRWVQDYNFFSGINVASETQDMDGDGVNEIVENSQVGRTWNYGPLGGFTVDANLGYNLNENISLGVNVTNIFDAGVREFVASPEIGRLISFELKYNINFFKKKQ, via the coding sequence ATGAGAAACATATTACTATTAACTATTTTTATGATTACCGGGTTTGCATTTTCGCAAGACACAGGAAGTGTTAGTGGAAATGTACAAGACTCGCAGGGAAATCCATTACCAGGAGCTACTATACAAATATCTGATTTAAGTATTGGTGTTGTGTCCGATTTTAATGGCGATTTTATGATTGAAGATGTGCCAGAAGGAGATCACACCATCACAGTTTCTTTTATGGGATATAAAACAACAGAAAATACGGTTTCTGTAGTAGCAGGACAAAGTGTGGTAAGTAATGTTACACTAACTGAAGATGAAAATATTCTTGGTGAAGTTGTGGTAACCGCAGGAAAAAAACCGCAAAAAATTACTGAGGTTCCGGCAACAATTGAGGTTATTTCTGCTCAAGAAATTTCTGAGTTCCCTAGTTTTAATATAGGGGAATTAGCTGCCAGACAAAAAGGGGTAGATTTTGTACGAACAGGCGTTTTAGGCACAGGTGTTAATATTCGTGGGTTTAATTCTGCGTTTAACTCTAAAAACCTTCAATTAACAGACGATAGAGTATCTATGCTTATTGCAACAGGATTACCTTATGGGTCTTTTTCAACCATAATAAAAGATGATGTAGAGCGTGTAGAAATATTACTTGGTCCTAATGGAACACTTTACGGTCCAAACGCTCACAACGGTTTAGTAAGTACTATTACTAAAAATCCAAGAACATCAGAAGGTACTACTATGGCTTTTGGTGCAGGAAACCAAAATGTTATAAGTGGTCGTTTAAGACATGCGCAGGTTATAAATGATAAATGGGCTTATAAAGTACATTTTGAAAGAACAGCAGGAACAGATTTTAGATATAACGATTCTGTTTATGTAGGAACAACAGCCTATAAAGAACATAATTTAGACCGTGATTTCGATGCCTTAAAATATGGAGGATCTGTTTATTTTAGACCAAGCAAAGCTTCAGAAATAACAGCATATTATGGCCATAGTAATAATACTAATTTAGCCGTAACAAACGCAGGAAGAAACCAGATTAAAGATTGGACCATAGATGTGGCTCAGCTTAAATATGTATCTAAACACTTTTTTGCAAATGCATACTATACATGGAGTAACACAGACGATACTTATGCCATTAACCAACGTACGCAAAACTATGTGTCTTTTATAGAAAATGGTTTTTCAGAAAAAGAATCTTGGGAGCGTGCTTTATATGAGCAATGGGTACCTTCATTAGGTATAGCTATACCAAGAGGGGCTTTATTTAAAGATGCATCAGAACGTTTTAATGGTGAAGCACAATACAATAATAATTGGGGGAAATTCCACTTAACAGTAGGAGCACAATACCAATTAGATATGGCTAATTCCGATGGAACATATCTTTTAGATCAAGATGGGCCAATTGAGATTGCGCAAACAGGATTTTATGGTCAGTTCGAATATAAATTAGATTCAGGATGGAACTTCTTAGCAGGATTACGCGCCGATAATCATGAACTTTACGGTACAAACTTACTACCAAAAGCAGCTATAACTAAAACAGTAAAAAATGGAACATTTAGATTAACTTACGGTAAAGGTATGGCCGTACCTTCAATACTAAACTTAAAAGGAAACTTATTTGGTGGTTTAGTGTTAGGTAATGGCGAAGGATTTACACTTACCGATGGCACAAAAATAGATGCTTTAGAAGTAGAAACAATCAACTCTTTTGAATTAGGATTTAAAGGAAAAATTGCTGATAAACTTTTTATAGATGCAAGTGCTTATTATAACATGTCTGAGGATTTTATCAGTCCGTTACGTAATATTGCAGACGCCGCAAACGGCAATTATGTAACTCATATAGGCGATCAACCTATAGATGAAGTGTCTCCAGGAGCTAGTGCGTCGCCAGCATTATTAACCTATAGTAATTTTGGTAGCGTAGATACTTATGGTTTCGATTTAGGGTTAAACTATTACATTTCAGATGCTGTAAGAACCTCTCTTAACTATTCTTACTTTGGACGTAGCCTTGATACAGACGATCTAGATAACGATGGTAATTTAGATGGTATTGTATTAGAAAGTGAACTACCAATTAATACACCAGAGAATAAATTAAGTTTAGGAGTGCATTATGGCGGTAAAAAACTATACGGATCAATTTTTGGACGTTGGGTACAAGATTATAATTTCTTCTCAGGAATTAATGTTGCTTCAGAAACTCAAGATATGGACGGTGATGGTGTAAATGAGATTGTTGAAAATTCGCAAGTAGGAAGAACATGGAACTATGGTCCGCTTGGAGGATTTACAGTTGACGCTAATTTGGGCTACAATCTTAACGAAAATATCTCTTTAGGTGTTAATGTAACCAATATTTTCGATGCCGGAGTACGTGAGTTTGTAGCTTCTCCAGAAATAGGACGCCTAATATCTTTCGAGCTTAAGTACAACATCAACTTCTTTAAAAAGAAACAATAA
- a CDS encoding DUF1801 domain-containing protein: MEKKGAMPNFKTIDDYIVNQKKEAQVILRELRSLIKEAVPETVEISNYKVPSFTLIPETKPEKQLMIVAYAKYVSFYPYQAAVEHFADELKNFELGKGTVKFPFNKPLPKELIKRMVIFRKEELLSK, from the coding sequence ATGGAGAAAAAAGGAGCAATGCCAAACTTTAAGACAATTGACGACTACATCGTCAATCAAAAGAAAGAGGCACAAGTAATTTTGCGTGAACTAAGAAGCCTAATAAAAGAGGCTGTTCCGGAAACAGTCGAAATTTCAAACTATAAAGTTCCTTCTTTTACACTTATACCAGAGACAAAACCTGAAAAACAATTAATGATTGTAGCTTATGCGAAATATGTTAGTTTCTATCCTTATCAAGCAGCCGTAGAACATTTTGCTGACGAGTTAAAAAACTTTGAATTAGGCAAGGGAACTGTAAAGTTTCCATTTAACAAACCTCTGCCTAAAGAACTCATTAAACGTATGGTAATTTTTAGAAAGGAAGAGTTACTAAGCAAATAA
- a CDS encoding 3-hydroxybutyrate dehydrogenase, with translation MNKVALITGSTSGIGLGIATHFAKKGYHIMCHGLETNGPEIAEDISKTYGVDVAFSNANLINANEVTQLVEDTVKKLGRIDVLVNNAGIQYVAPIDEFPNDKYEAIIAINMNASFYASKAAWKYMKKQNFGRIINVSSVHGLRASEYKTAYVTAKHGVIGMTKVLGLEGAPYNITCNAICPGYVRTPLVEKQIPDQAKSHNMSEEEVITNVMLKKQAVKSFVPIESLADMALLLAKETSSTITGSEFVLDGGWTAQ, from the coding sequence ATGAATAAAGTAGCACTAATAACAGGAAGTACCAGCGGTATTGGTTTGGGTATAGCAACACATTTTGCTAAGAAAGGATACCATATTATGTGCCATGGTTTAGAAACTAATGGTCCAGAAATAGCTGAAGATATTAGTAAAACCTATGGTGTTGATGTGGCGTTTTCAAACGCCAATCTAATTAACGCTAATGAAGTAACGCAATTAGTAGAAGACACTGTAAAAAAATTAGGCCGAATAGATGTTTTGGTTAATAATGCAGGTATTCAGTATGTGGCACCAATAGATGAATTTCCAAATGACAAATATGAAGCCATAATAGCAATTAATATGAATGCGTCTTTTTATGCTTCAAAAGCAGCTTGGAAATACATGAAAAAACAGAATTTTGGAAGAATTATTAATGTTTCATCTGTACACGGGCTCCGCGCTTCAGAATATAAAACAGCTTATGTTACCGCTAAACATGGTGTTATCGGTATGACAAAAGTACTTGGTTTAGAAGGTGCGCCGTACAATATTACATGCAATGCTATTTGTCCTGGATATGTAAGAACACCTCTGGTGGAGAAACAAATTCCAGATCAGGCAAAATCTCATAACATGTCAGAAGAAGAAGTTATAACAAATGTGATGTTAAAAAAACAAGCCGTAAAATCGTTTGTGCCTATAGAATCTTTAGCCGATATGGCTTTATTATTGGCAAAAGAAACGTCATCAACCATTACAGGCTCAGAATTTGTTCTTGATGGCGGATGGACAGCTCAGTAA